The genomic window CAGGAGCGGCTGGCGGCCGTCGTAATGGAAGTGGACGTCGTCGAACTCGATCGACTCCTTGTGCCGGGGGAGCTCGATCGCGGCGTGCTTCTCCACGACCTGCGGCTCGCGGTCCATCAGGGCGCAGATCCGGTCCGAGGCCGCCGCCGCGCGCTGGATCTTCGAGTGCACGTTGGACAGCTTGCGGATCGGGTCGGAGGCCCCGGCCAGCATCGCGTAGAGGGTCAGCAGCTCCTCGATGGCCATCACCTGGCCCGCGAGTTGGAGGTTGAACGGGCCGATGGGGAGGTAGATCGTCTTCTTGAGCACCAGGTACGACCCGGCCAGCAGCGCGATGGCCACCGTGATCAGGGTCAGCATCTCGAGCACCGGGTCGGACATCGCGTCGATCATGGCCACGCGGATGGCCTTGCGGTAGAAGTTCTTCGTCTCCACGAAGAACCGCCGCCGCTCGGGGCGCTCCATGGCGAACGCCTTGACGACCTTGATGCCCAGGAAGCTCTCCTGGAGGATCTTGTAGATCGACGACATGCTCTCCAGCGACCGCCGCATGGCCCGCTTCATCGTCCGGCCGACGCGGTAGGTGACGAGCCCGGAGATCGGCACGACGATCAGCGTCAGGCCGGTCAGCCGCCAGTTCAGGTAGAAGGCCCCCGCCAGCAGGAAGCCCACGCGAAGGGGCTCGCGGATCAGCTTGGATAGCAGGGTCACTAGTCCCTGGCCGAACGAGTCCATGTCGTTGGTGAACCGCGCCATCAGCTCGGCCGACCCCTGGTCGGAGAAGCTGCCCAGGTCCAGGGCCAGCGTGCGCTTGAAGAACAGGTTCCGGATGTCGAACTGGGTCCGCTGCATCACGTCGGCGACCAGGACTTCCTGGATGAACATGAAGAAGCCCTTGATCGCCACGCCGATCACGACCAGGCCGAGCAGCAGGAGCAGGCTGCGGAAGCTGTCCGAGGGCAGGTACTTGAAGACGAACGGCCGGGCCCGCTCGTACACGCCCAGCCATTTCTGCTCGCTCCGGCGGTCCTTCTCGAGCTGCTCGAGGCGATAGCGGATCGCGGCGCGGTCCCCGTCCTTCAGGGACTTGCTGCCGTGGTTGAACTCGGTGATCCGGCCCTCGACGATCTCATTCTGGAGTCGGAGGTCGTCGATCGCCGCCTTCTCCTGCTCGATGTCCTTGCGCGACAGGCCCGCCACCGTCCCCAGGTCGACGGCATGCTGTCGATCCCTGAGCCTCTTCTCGAGGTCGTCGGATTGGCGGTTCAACCGGTCGAAATAGGCCGGCAGGTCCTCCGCCGCGCCATCGCCCAGCTCCATCGCCTGCGCGATCTTCCTGGCCTCTTCCGCCTGCGCATCGAGCAGCAAGATCCTGGACTCGATCGTGTGGATCTTGCTCGTGATCCAGAGCTGCGGGGTCTCGCTCTTGAAGAGGATGTTGAGCAGGGGCAGCACCGCCCCCAGCTCCGTGAAGTAGAAGAGCGCGACCATCAGCGCCGCACCGATCGACATCACGAAGCGATACCGATGGGGCCAGGCGTGTCGCACGAGGCGTACGAAGTTTTTCATGGGGACCGCGGCCGCCGAGGGGTTCGCCCGATGCGCCTCCATGCATTCCCGGAGCATCGAGACGGGCTCCGGCCATCGGGCTCGGCATCTCTACCACGTCCCCCGGCCCCCGGCAATCCGAAGTTGCCGGGGCCGACAGGACTCAGGCGAGGCCGCCGCCCCCGCCCGCCAAGGCTGACGGGCCGGCGTCAATTGCCGCCGGCCCTGGGCAGGAAGGGCAGGAGCTGGCGTGCGAAGCCCGGCAATTGCCGCGTCTGCATGTAGATGCTGCCGGGCCCGCGGTAGCGGCAGACGAACCCCTCGCCGGACAGGGCCGACTGCACCATCCCCTTGAGGAAGCCGCCGATGCCCTGGCCCTGGCCGCCGCCCGTAGCCTTCTCCAGGCGGTACTGCACGGAGCCCTCGAAGGCGACGATGTGGCCGGTGTCGACGATGTACTCCTCGCCGGGCCCGAGACGCTTCTCGTGGATGGCTCCGAACGAGGACAGGAGCAGGAGCCCGCTCCCCTCGACCGTCAGCAGGAACAGGCCCTCGCCGCTGAGCATCCCCCGCATCGACCCCTGGACGCCGATGCTCAGCGCCGGGTGGCCGGCCAGGTAGCTGCCCGGCTGGACGTAGAACCGCGAGCCGGCCATCTCCACGGCCATGACGTCGCCGAGCGCCGAGGGCGCCAGCGTGATCTCCCCCGGCCCGTCCTCCGCCGTGAAGGTCGTCCGGAAGAGCGACTCGCCCCCCACCGCGCTCTTCACGGCGCCGAAGAGCCCCCCGCCGGACATCGCCGCCTGGAGGCGGATCGTCGGCGACATGCTCACCATCGCACCCGACTCCGCCATGATCTGCTCGCCCCGCGCGAGCTCCACGACGGCCATGCTGAACGACGGCTGGTACAGGATCTTGTAGCGCACCGGTGCCCCTTGGCGGCTGGGAGTGCGGGATCGCCCGCGACCACACCGGGTCTTCGCCCCGCGGGCCCGACTATTGATCGATCGCCTTGAGGGCCTGGGCGTGATAGCGATCGCCGGAAGCCGCCCCCGCCGGCAGGATGGCGTCGACCTGGGCCAGGTCATCGGCCGTCAACGACACGTCGAGCGCCCCCAGGTTCTCCTCGAGATACTTCAATCGCTTCGTGCCCGGGATCGGGACGATGTCCTCCCCTTGCGCGAGCACCCACGCCAGCGCGAGCTGGCTCGGCGAGCAGCCCCTGGCGCGGGCGATCTCGCCGACCTTCTCGACGAGCTGGAGGTTCTTGCGGAAGTTGTCGCCCTGGAAGCGCGGGGCGTTGCGGCGGTAGTCGTCCGGCGGGAGGTCGTCGACGGACCTGAACTGGCCGGTCAGGAAGCCTCGCCCCAGCGGGCTGTAGGCGACGAAGCCGATGCCCAGCTCGCGGACTGTCGGCAGGATCGCCTCCTCGGGCTCGCGGCTCCACAGCGAGAATTCGGTCTGCAAGGCCGCGATCGGGTGGGCCTTGGCCGCGCGTCGGATCGTCGCGGGCGCCGCTTCGGAGAGGCCGAGGTATCGCACCTTGCCGGCCTTCACCAGGTCGGCCATCGCGCCGACCGTGTCCTCGATGGGCGTCTTCGGGTCGACCCGGTGCTGATAGTAGAGGTCGATCGCATCCACTCCGAGCCGCTTCAGGCTGGCCTCGCAGCAGTCTCGCACGTATTGCGGGTCGCCGCGGACGCCGAGGAACTCGCCGCTCGGCCCGCGGACGTTGCCGAACTTGGTCGCCAGCACGACCGCCCCGCGACGGTCGCGGATCGCCTTGCCGACGAGCACCTCGTTCCTCCCCACGCCGTACATGTCGGCCGTGTCGAGGAAGTTCCCCCCCGCGTCGAGATACGCGTGGATGACCCGGATCGACTCCGCGTCGTCCATCTGCTTCGGGTCGTAGAACTCGCTCATCCCCATGCAGCCGAGCCCCTCGGCCGACACGCGGAGGCCGCTCTTCCCGAGTTGCCGCTCCGTCATCGCCTTCACCTCGAACCTCGATGAAATCCGGTCCCCGAAACAATCGTCCGGCATCATCGTACGGGCCGGGTCCACCGAGGACCCGGGCCGCGACTGCCCTCGACGCTCCCGCACCCCGGCTGCATCGGTGCCGGGCGATCGGGGCTCGGATTGCCGGGCCGGGGCGGCCCCCTCCGCACCGGCCGTGCGTCAGCTCCCGCCGACATTCCCGGACCCAGGCATCGATCGCGATCCCTCGGAGGTGTGCCGCCCTCCGCCCGAGCCGATCGGCCCCCCGTGACGTCGGCATCGTTGAATATTGGGAAGTTAGGAGTAGGCCCATTGAAGGGCGGTTCGCGAAAGGTATATTAAGTTTCGACGAATATCTTCGATCCCGGCCACGGGTCACCAGAGGTTTCCCGACGCAGAACCCCGACGCCCCGAAGCAGGGGCCGCGGCCGGAATAGATCCATCCTGAACGTGGGCGAGGCCGACCCGGGGCAAGGTCGCGCCCCGAGCTGGACCTCCTCTCCATGATCCTCCGCGACAAATCCCGCCGGGCGCGCCGCCCGAGCCGACGCCCGGGCATCGGCTCGGACCTCGCGCTCGAGGCTCGCCGGCTCCTCGACGGCGGTTCGCCCGGGCTGATGATCAGCGAATTCGTGGCATCGAACAAGAACGGCCTGAAGGACCAGGACGGCGATGCGTCCGACTGGCTCGAGGTCTACAACCCCACCGCGGGCTCGATCGACCTGACGGGCTGGGGGCTGACCGACGACTCCGCGGTGCCGCGGAAGTGGCTGTTTCCCTCGGAATCGCTCGCGGCCGGCGGCTTCCTCGTGGTCTTCGCCTCGGGGAAGAATCGGGCGGCCGCGGGATCGGAGCTGCACGCCAGCTTCAAGATCGGGGCGAGCGGCGGGTATCTCGCGCTCGACAGGCCCGACGGCACCGTCGCCGACGTCTACGACTCCTACCCGCAGCAGTACACCGACGTCTCCTACGGCCACCCGTTCGGCACGACGTACCTCGTCGGCGCGGGGGCCCCGGCGACGTACAAGGTGCCGACGGACGGCTCGCTGGGGACGACGTGGACGGGCACGCGCTTCACGCCCGACGCGTCGTGGTCGCAGGGCCCGACCGGGCTGAGCTACGGCATGGTGCAGCCGGGATTCACGGTCCATTACGTCGAGTCCACGCTGGACCTCACCGACCTGGCGACGGTCAAGACGATGCTCGCGACGCCATCGGAGCAGCTCGAGGCCCGCGACGCCACGCCGGGCGTGATCAACTACCTCGACACCGGGCCGTCGGGGAATTTCGGCGACGACAATCCCTTCCCGGGCCAGGACATCGGCGTGGACAACGACCGCTTCGCCCTGCAGGCGAACGGCACGATCCGGATCCCGGCCTCGGGCGACTGGACGTTCGGCGTCAACAGCGACGACGGCTTCGAGCTGGTCCTCACCGGGAACGGGCAGACCTACCGGATGGCCTACGACGCGCCCAGGGCCCCCGGCGACACCCTGGCCACCTTCAACCTCGCTGCGGGCGATTACGCCGCCCAGCTCGTCTACTTCGAGAACAACGGCTGGGCGAGCCTGGAGTTCTTCGCCGCGCAGGGGGCGAAGGACTCGATGGACGGCTCGTTCCGCCTGGTCGGCGACGCCGCGTCCGGCGGGCTGGCCGTGTCGAGCCCTCCGTCCGACCCCGCCGTGATCGCCACCGACGTCGGCCCGGCCATGGCCGGCAGGAACGCCACGGCGTACGTCCGGCTCCCGTTCGACGCGTCCGACCCCTCGGCGTTCGACACGCTCGCGCTGAAGATCCGCTACGACGACGGGTTCGTCGCCTACCTCAACGGCGTGGAGGTCGCGCGGCGCAACGCGCCGGCGGCGACGTCGTGGAGCTCGGCCGCGACCGCGTCGCGGGGCATCGGCGACGCGCTCGGGACGGAGATCATCAGCCTCACGGACAAGGTCGGCCTGCTGGAATCCGGCACCAACGTCCTGGCGATCCAGGCGCTCAACGCCTCCGCGAGCGACTCCGACTTCCTGCTCCTCCCCGAACTGGTCGCGACGTCGATCGACACGACCCGGGGGAGCTATTTCAAGACGCCGACGCCCGGCGACTTCAACGGCCAACCTTATCTCGGCGTGGCCGCCGACGTCTCGGCGAGCACCGGCCGCGGCTTCTTCAGCAGCCCGTTCGACCTGACGCTGGGCACGGCGACGGCGGGCGCCTCGATCTATTTCACGACCGACGGCAGCACGCCGTCGCCGACGAACGGCACGCTCTACGCCGGCCCGATCCACATCGCGGGCACGACCGCGCTGCGGGCGGTGGCCTTCCTGGACGGCTACATCCCGTCGCACGTCGAGTCGGACACCTACATCTTCGTGGCCGACGTGATCCACCAGTCGGAGGACGGCTCGCCGCCGCCCGGCTGGCCGAGCGCCTCCAACGGCCGGTTCACGATCAATTACGGCATGGACCCGACGATCGTGGACGACCCGACGTACGGCGGCCAGGCCCTCGAGGAGGCCCTGAAGGCGATCCCGACGATCTCGATCTCGACCGACCTGTCGAACCTCTTCGACCCGGCGACGGGCATCTACGCGAACCCGTATGGCAAGGGGGACGACTGGGAGCGGGCCGCCTCGGTCGAGCTGATCAACCCGGACGGATCGCAGGGCTTCCAGATCAACGCCGGGCTGCGGATCCGCGGCGGCTACAGCCGCAGCACGGACAATCCGAAGCACGCCTTCCGCCTCTTCTTCAACAACGACTACGACGGCGCCCTCGACTTCCCGCTCTTCGGCTCCGAGGGCGTCTCCGAATTCGCCAAGCTGGACCTGCGGACCGACCAGAACTACTCGTGGAGCTTCGACGGCAGCGGCGCCAACACGGCCGTCCGCGAGGTCTTCTCGCGCGACGTGATGCGCGACATGGGCGATCCCTACACCAGGAGCCGCTACTATCAGCTCTACATCGACGGCCAGTACTGGGGCCTCTACCAGAGCGAGGAGCGGCCCGAGGCCAACTGGGCGGCCAGCTACTACGGCGGCAGCAAGGACGACTACGACGTCATCAAGGTGGAGAACTACTCCTACGACGTCTACGCCACCGACGGCAATCTGGACGCCTGGACGAGGCTCTACAACGCCGCCGTCGCGGGCTTCAGCTCGAACGCCGACTATTACCGGATCCAGGGCAAGAACCCCGACGGGACCGCGAATCCGGCCTACGAGGACCTGCTCGACGTCGACAACCTGATCGACTACATGCAGACGATCCTCTTCACGGGCAATTTCGACGCGCCGATCTCGGCCTTCCTGGGCAACGAGCGGCCGAACAACTTCTACGCCTTCCGGGATCGCACGGGCCAGCACGGAGGCTTCCGGTTCGTGACGCACGACAGCGAGCACACGCTGTTCGACGTCAACGAGGACCGCAACGGCCCATGGCCCGCCGGCTCCACGCTGGAGACCTTCAATCCGCAGTGGCTGCACCAGCAGCTCATGGCCAGCCCCGAGTACCGCCAGCTCTTCGCGGACCACGCCCGGAAGAACTTCTTCGACGGCGGGGCGCTCACGGCGGACAGCAACATCGCACGGTTCCAGGCCCGCGCCGCCCAGATCGTCCAGGCGATCGACGGCGAGTCGGCCCGATGGGGCGACTCCAGGCGCGAGCCGGCCTACACGCCCGCCGACTGGCAGAACGCGATCAACTACGTCCTGCACGACTACTTCCCCGCGCGGAACGCCGTGGTCCTGGGCCAGCTTCGCAGCAACGGCCTCTTCCCGGGCCTGGACTTCCCGGAATTCTACGTCAACGGCGTCGTCCAGGACGGCGGCCGCGTGCCGTCCGGGACGAAGGTCCATCTCTCGGCCCTTGCCGGCCGGGTCTACTACACGACCGACGGGACCGACCCTCGCCTCATCGGCGGGGCGATCAGCCCTTCGGCGACGCTCTTCGACCCGGCCACCTCGGCCGACCTGGTCCTCACCGGGACGACCCGACTCGAGGCCCGGGCGTTCGACGGCACGACCTGGTCGGCGATCCAGTCGGCCGACTTCCAGGTCAACGACCCGGCATCCGCCGACAACCTTGTCGTCACCGAGCTGAACTACAGCCCGTACCCGGCCGCCGACACGTCGGTGGACCGCGAGACGTTCGAGTTCATCGAGCTGAGGAACGTGGGCGCCCGCGAGCTGGACCTGACCGGGGTGAGGATCACCGATGGCGTCACGTTCGCCTTCCCCGCCGGCACCTACCTGGCGCCGGGGGCCTACATCGTCGTCGTCCACGACCTGGCCGCGTTCCGATCCAGGTACGGGAACGCCCCGACGGTCGCCGGCGCCTACGCGGGCAGCTTCAGCAACAAGGGCGAGCACGTGCAGATCGTCGACGCCGCCGGCGCCGACATCGCCAACTTCGCCTATTCGAACAAGGCCCCGTGGCCGACGGCGCCCGACGGCAAGGGGGCCTCGCTCGTGGCGGTCGCCACGGCCCCTCGCAGCGACCTGAATAGCGCGTCGTCCTGGCGGGCGAGCGTCGACCATGGGGGCTCCCCGGGGAGCCTCGGCGACACGGCGCCGGACCTGGCCGCGCCGGATGCCGCCGCCACCGACGAGGACACGCCGGCGAACCTGGCGATCACCGTCGCCGACGCCGAGACGGGCGCGGCGGGGGTCCTCGTCACGGCGACGTCCGACAACCCGGCGCTGCTGCCCGCGGGCGGGCTCGTGCTCGGAGGCGCCGGCTCCGCCCGGACGCTCGCCCTCACGCCGGCGAAGGATCAGTCGGGCAAGGCCACCATCACCGTCACGGCCGACGACGGCCAGGGCGGCGTGACGACCCGGACCTTCGTGCTCACGGTCAATCCGGTCGACGACCCTCCCGTGGCGGCCGACGACTCCTACGCCGGGGATGAGGACTCCCCCATCCGGGCGGACGCGGCCCACGGCGTCCTCGTCAACGACACCGACGTGGACAGCCCCACGCTCTCCGCGATCCTGGTCGCGCCGCCGAAGCACGGCACCGTGGATCTCTATGCCGACGGCAGCTTCACGTACGTGCCGGACGCCTATTTCCACGGCACGGACGGCTTCACCTACGTCGCCAGCGACGGCCAGGCCCAGGGCCCCGCGGCGACCGTCTCCCTCGTGCTGCGATTCGTGAATCATGCGCCCGTCGCCGCGGCCGACGCCTACGCCACCGACGAGGATACGCCGCTCCTCATCGGCGGGGCCGGCGGCGTGCTGGCCGACGACGCCGACGTCGACGGCAACGACCTCGCCGCGCAGCTCGTCTCCACGACGTCCCACGGCACGCTCACGCTCCACGCCGACGGGGGATTCTTCTACATGCCGGACCCGGACTACAACGGGACTGACAGCTTCCGCTACCGCGCGAGCGACGGGGCATCGCAGAGCGCCGTCGTCACGGTCTCGCTGACGGTCCGGCCCGTGGACGACCCGCCCCTGCTGGGCGCGATCGCCGTGCAGACGGTCGTCGAGGGCTCGACGCTGCACTTCACGGCGACGGCCCGGGACGTGGACACTCCCGCGGGCGGGCTCACGTTCTCGCTGGCGGACGGGCATCCGGCCGGCATGACCATCGACCCGAAGACGGGGGTTATCACCTGGAAGGCCGACCGCGGGCCGCAGGCGCTGGACGTCGGCGTGGACGTCCGGGACGATGCTGCGCCGGGGGTCGTGAGCCATGGCGACGTGACGATCAAGGTCCTCAACGTGGCCCCGACCGTGGACGCGGGGCCGGACGGCCAGGCCGAGGCGGGCTCGCCGTTCGCCGCATCGGGCTCGTTCGACGACCCGGGCACCGAGTCGTGGTCCGCGACAGTGGACTACGGCGACGGCACCCCGGCCGCGAGCTTGCCCCTGGATGCGGACAAGTCCTTCCGGCTCTCCCACGTCTACGCCGCCGCCGGGAGTTACACCGTGACGGTCGGCATCGGCGACGGCACGGCGACGGGCGTGGACTCGCTCGTGGTGACCGTCTCGCCCCCGCCGGACCGGACGCCGCCCGTCTTGGTGGCCGTATCTTCGACATCCAGCAAGAAGGCGGTGACCGGGCTCGCCCTGGCCTTCAGCGAGCCGATCGCGGGCGGGACCGCGACCAACGTCGATGCCTACCGGCTCGTGCAGGCCGGTCGCGACCGCAAGTTCGGGACGAAAGACGACGTGGTCGTCCGGCTCCGCTCGGCGACCCTCGACGGTTCGGGCACGCACGTCATCCTCGCGGCCCGGAAGAAGCTCCAGGCCAACAGGAAGTACCAGCTCCAGGTCTCCGGCTCGGGAGCCACGGCCCTGACCGACGCGGCGGGCAATGCCCTCGACGGCGACGGTGACGCCCTGGCCGGCGGCGACGCGGTCCGTCGTTTCACGGTCGCCCGCGACCGGACGGTGCGTCCCGCGTCGCTCGCGGTCCCGAGCGGGGCCGCGGCGAGGCGTCTCCACGCGTCCCGATCGAGCCGATTCGGGGCCCGTTGACCGGGGCCGAGGCCGCCCACGCGGCCCCCCGAGGGTGGGATCGGCCGGCGCCGCGCCCACCCTCTCGCCCATCCTCCCGCCTGGCGTCGCCTTGATTTCTCCCCGATCCGGCTTGGCTTCCGGGGGCATGGGGGCTATGATCCAGCCGCGCGGCCCGGAAGGTCGCCGGATTCTCCCCGTCAGATGCGCCTCGAAGTGGTGTCCAGCCGTCACGGAGGACGGGATGCGACTACTCGCCCTGGTGGATTCGCCGGAGCACGTCTGCTGCCGGTATCGGATCCGAGCCTTCGACGAGGCCATGGCGCGGGCGGGCTGGGGCGTCCAGTACCGGGCGATCCCGACGGGGCTGATCTCGAGGCTGCGGCTGCTCGCGGCCGCGGCGGAGTTCGACGCCGTCATCCTCCAGCGCAAGCTCCTGCCCGGCTGGCAGCTCGGCATCCTCCGACGGCACGCGCGCAGGCTGATCTTCGATTTCGACGACGCGGTGCTCTACCGCGATTCCTACGACCCCCGCGGGCCCTATTCGAGGCGGCGGTCGGCCCGATTCGCGGCGACGGTCCGGGCCTCGGACGCGGTGATCGCCGGGAATGACTTCCTGGCGGATTGCTCCCTCCGGGCCGGGGCGCCGGCGCATCGGGTCCGCACGGTCCCGACCTGCATCGATCCCCGGGAATACCCCTCGCCCGCCTTCCTGAGCCCGGGGAACTCCGGCGAGCACGTCGACCTCGTCTGGATCGGCTCGGCCAGCACGCTCCAGGGGCTCCAGGCCCGGAAGCCGCTCTGGGACCACCTCGGCCGCGAGGTCGCCGGCCTGCGGCTGCGGGTCATCTGCGACGCATTCCCGGCCTTCGACGCCCTGCCCGTCATCCCGATCCCATGGTCCCGCGCCTGGGAGGCCGCCGACCTCGCGGCCGGGCAGATCGGCGTGAGCTGGATCCCGGACGACCCCTGGAGCCGGGGCAAGTGCGCCCTGAAGGTCCTCCAGTACCAGGCGGCCGGCCTGCCCGCGGTGGCCAATCCGGTGGGGATGCACGCCGAGGTCATCGAGGAGGGCGTCACGGGCTACCTCGCCGACACGCCAGGCGAATGGGCCGCGGCGATCCGCACGCTGGCGGCCGATCCCGGCCTCCGTCGACGGATGGGCCGCCAGGCGAGGGAGCGGCTCGAGGCCCGGTATTCCGTCGCGGCCTGGTCGGACGCCTTCGTCGGGGCGATCTCGGGCGACGACGATCGCGGCGAGGTCGAGCCATGGCCCCCCCGGGCGACGACATCCCACGCCATCCGGGAGCCCTTCTCCCTGAGATTGCGGCGGGCCCGGTTGGGCGGCACCGCCGCCCCGGCCCGATTCGACGGCGGCGATTGGGACCACGAGTGAGGGAGCGGCGCGGACGGTCAGGAACCCCCATGACGACCCTGCAACAAGACAGGACGACCAATCCGCGGCGGCAGCCTCCGCATCGGATGTTCAAGCCCCCCGAGTGGCATTGGACGGACGCCGGCGAGGTCGGCTGGTGGTGTCGCGGCCCCTGGCGCGACACGCTCCTCGGCCCCGACGGCCTCCGGCTGGAGCAATGGCGGGCGGAGGGGCGGCTCTCCACGGTGAAATCCGGCCCCCATCGCGTCGTCTACCGGGTGGACCTGCCCGAGGGGCCCATCTTCATCAAGCACTACCTCGTGCCCGACTACCGGGCGATGTTCCGCCAGTGGTTCCGCCGCGGCA from Aquisphaera giovannonii includes these protein-coding regions:
- a CDS encoding aldo/keto reductase is translated as MTERQLGKSGLRVSAEGLGCMGMSEFYDPKQMDDAESIRVIHAYLDAGGNFLDTADMYGVGRNEVLVGKAIRDRRGAVVLATKFGNVRGPSGEFLGVRGDPQYVRDCCEASLKRLGVDAIDLYYQHRVDPKTPIEDTVGAMADLVKAGKVRYLGLSEAAPATIRRAAKAHPIAALQTEFSLWSREPEEAILPTVRELGIGFVAYSPLGRGFLTGQFRSVDDLPPDDYRRNAPRFQGDNFRKNLQLVEKVGEIARARGCSPSQLALAWVLAQGEDIVPIPGTKRLKYLEENLGALDVSLTADDLAQVDAILPAGAASGDRYHAQALKAIDQ
- a CDS encoding ABC transporter ATP-binding protein, whose amino-acid sequence is MLRECMEAHRANPSAAAVPMKNFVRLVRHAWPHRYRFVMSIGAALMVALFYFTELGAVLPLLNILFKSETPQLWITSKIHTIESRILLLDAQAEEARKIAQAMELGDGAAEDLPAYFDRLNRQSDDLEKRLRDRQHAVDLGTVAGLSRKDIEQEKAAIDDLRLQNEIVEGRITEFNHGSKSLKDGDRAAIRYRLEQLEKDRRSEQKWLGVYERARPFVFKYLPSDSFRSLLLLLGLVVIGVAIKGFFMFIQEVLVADVMQRTQFDIRNLFFKRTLALDLGSFSDQGSAELMARFTNDMDSFGQGLVTLLSKLIREPLRVGFLLAGAFYLNWRLTGLTLIVVPISGLVTYRVGRTMKRAMRRSLESMSSIYKILQESFLGIKVVKAFAMERPERRRFFVETKNFYRKAIRVAMIDAMSDPVLEMLTLITVAIALLAGSYLVLKKTIYLPIGPFNLQLAGQVMAIEELLTLYAMLAGASDPIRKLSNVHSKIQRAAAASDRICALMDREPQVVEKHAAIELPRHKESIEFDDVHFHYDGRQPLLKGISLNVRHGETVALVGPNGCGKTTLMSLLPRFWDVESGAIRVDGEDIRGVRLRDFRRQIGIVPQETILFQDTIARNIAYGDPSASREAIIEAAKRSYAHQFIMQLPQGYDTLIGERGHGLSGGQRQRIALARAMLRNPTILILDEATSAVDIQDEALIRKAIEEFSKGRTTFLISHSLGTIQFADRIILIDDGRIIAQGTDQELRRTSPLYRKLYEIHYHRESA
- a CDS encoding TIGR00266 family protein, yielding MRYKILYQPSFSMAVVELARGEQIMAESGAMVSMSPTIRLQAAMSGGGLFGAVKSAVGGESLFRTTFTAEDGPGEITLAPSALGDVMAVEMAGSRFYVQPGSYLAGHPALSIGVQGSMRGMLSGEGLFLLTVEGSGLLLLSSFGAIHEKRLGPGEEYIVDTGHIVAFEGSVQYRLEKATGGGQGQGIGGFLKGMVQSALSGEGFVCRYRGPGSIYMQTRQLPGFARQLLPFLPRAGGN
- a CDS encoding tandem-95 repeat protein, giving the protein MILRDKSRRARRPSRRPGIGSDLALEARRLLDGGSPGLMISEFVASNKNGLKDQDGDASDWLEVYNPTAGSIDLTGWGLTDDSAVPRKWLFPSESLAAGGFLVVFASGKNRAAAGSELHASFKIGASGGYLALDRPDGTVADVYDSYPQQYTDVSYGHPFGTTYLVGAGAPATYKVPTDGSLGTTWTGTRFTPDASWSQGPTGLSYGMVQPGFTVHYVESTLDLTDLATVKTMLATPSEQLEARDATPGVINYLDTGPSGNFGDDNPFPGQDIGVDNDRFALQANGTIRIPASGDWTFGVNSDDGFELVLTGNGQTYRMAYDAPRAPGDTLATFNLAAGDYAAQLVYFENNGWASLEFFAAQGAKDSMDGSFRLVGDAASGGLAVSSPPSDPAVIATDVGPAMAGRNATAYVRLPFDASDPSAFDTLALKIRYDDGFVAYLNGVEVARRNAPAATSWSSAATASRGIGDALGTEIISLTDKVGLLESGTNVLAIQALNASASDSDFLLLPELVATSIDTTRGSYFKTPTPGDFNGQPYLGVAADVSASTGRGFFSSPFDLTLGTATAGASIYFTTDGSTPSPTNGTLYAGPIHIAGTTALRAVAFLDGYIPSHVESDTYIFVADVIHQSEDGSPPPGWPSASNGRFTINYGMDPTIVDDPTYGGQALEEALKAIPTISISTDLSNLFDPATGIYANPYGKGDDWERAASVELINPDGSQGFQINAGLRIRGGYSRSTDNPKHAFRLFFNNDYDGALDFPLFGSEGVSEFAKLDLRTDQNYSWSFDGSGANTAVREVFSRDVMRDMGDPYTRSRYYQLYIDGQYWGLYQSEERPEANWAASYYGGSKDDYDVIKVENYSYDVYATDGNLDAWTRLYNAAVAGFSSNADYYRIQGKNPDGTANPAYEDLLDVDNLIDYMQTILFTGNFDAPISAFLGNERPNNFYAFRDRTGQHGGFRFVTHDSEHTLFDVNEDRNGPWPAGSTLETFNPQWLHQQLMASPEYRQLFADHARKNFFDGGALTADSNIARFQARAAQIVQAIDGESARWGDSRREPAYTPADWQNAINYVLHDYFPARNAVVLGQLRSNGLFPGLDFPEFYVNGVVQDGGRVPSGTKVHLSALAGRVYYTTDGTDPRLIGGAISPSATLFDPATSADLVLTGTTRLEARAFDGTTWSAIQSADFQVNDPASADNLVVTELNYSPYPAADTSVDRETFEFIELRNVGARELDLTGVRITDGVTFAFPAGTYLAPGAYIVVVHDLAAFRSRYGNAPTVAGAYAGSFSNKGEHVQIVDAAGADIANFAYSNKAPWPTAPDGKGASLVAVATAPRSDLNSASSWRASVDHGGSPGSLGDTAPDLAAPDAAATDEDTPANLAITVADAETGAAGVLVTATSDNPALLPAGGLVLGGAGSARTLALTPAKDQSGKATITVTADDGQGGVTTRTFVLTVNPVDDPPVAADDSYAGDEDSPIRADAAHGVLVNDTDVDSPTLSAILVAPPKHGTVDLYADGSFTYVPDAYFHGTDGFTYVASDGQAQGPAATVSLVLRFVNHAPVAAADAYATDEDTPLLIGGAGGVLADDADVDGNDLAAQLVSTTSHGTLTLHADGGFFYMPDPDYNGTDSFRYRASDGASQSAVVTVSLTVRPVDDPPLLGAIAVQTVVEGSTLHFTATARDVDTPAGGLTFSLADGHPAGMTIDPKTGVITWKADRGPQALDVGVDVRDDAAPGVVSHGDVTIKVLNVAPTVDAGPDGQAEAGSPFAASGSFDDPGTESWSATVDYGDGTPAASLPLDADKSFRLSHVYAAAGSYTVTVGIGDGTATGVDSLVVTVSPPPDRTPPVLVAVSSTSSKKAVTGLALAFSEPIAGGTATNVDAYRLVQAGRDRKFGTKDDVVVRLRSATLDGSGTHVILAARKKLQANRKYQLQVSGSGATALTDAAGNALDGDGDALAGGDAVRRFTVARDRTVRPASLAVPSGAAARRLHASRSSRFGAR
- a CDS encoding glycosyltransferase family 4 protein, which codes for MRLLALVDSPEHVCCRYRIRAFDEAMARAGWGVQYRAIPTGLISRLRLLAAAAEFDAVILQRKLLPGWQLGILRRHARRLIFDFDDAVLYRDSYDPRGPYSRRRSARFAATVRASDAVIAGNDFLADCSLRAGAPAHRVRTVPTCIDPREYPSPAFLSPGNSGEHVDLVWIGSASTLQGLQARKPLWDHLGREVAGLRLRVICDAFPAFDALPVIPIPWSRAWEAADLAAGQIGVSWIPDDPWSRGKCALKVLQYQAAGLPAVANPVGMHAEVIEEGVTGYLADTPGEWAAAIRTLAADPGLRRRMGRQARERLEARYSVAAWSDAFVGAISGDDDRGEVEPWPPRATTSHAIREPFSLRLRRARLGGTAAPARFDGGDWDHE